A region of Thermobifida halotolerans DNA encodes the following proteins:
- a CDS encoding OmpA family protein, translating into MTERQYGQWRAAASRNTRTAGWERESGAGLCSGFVTLPFVGVLALGLFAFSVALLPPEESEHGTAAHEAEDVSGKKATEPRRKESEFAAGEKEADPAESGEAEEDRRTGSGENPTGEIEAVVHFSHNGTELTYEGIVELQRFAEEATEADASWVRIDGYGDSTGATEANLRVSLQRSEEVAAFLQEVMPTGGVEFVTAGHGAADPVADNSTEEGRARNRRVEATAGTAAYVPGGFDREDSPAEETGAEKRGDVAGVAVPHPGPPFPTD; encoded by the coding sequence GTGACAGAACGACAGTATGGGCAATGGCGGGCCGCAGCGTCCCGGAATACGAGAACGGCGGGCTGGGAACGGGAGTCGGGTGCCGGTCTGTGCTCCGGCTTCGTCACCCTCCCCTTCGTCGGTGTACTCGCCCTCGGCCTGTTCGCGTTCTCGGTCGCGCTGCTCCCGCCCGAGGAGTCGGAACACGGTACGGCTGCGCACGAAGCCGAAGACGTCTCCGGCAAGAAGGCGACAGAACCGAGGAGGAAGGAATCGGAGTTCGCAGCGGGAGAAAAGGAGGCCGATCCCGCCGAGAGCGGAGAAGCGGAAGAAGACCGGAGAACCGGATCAGGGGAGAACCCGACCGGAGAAATCGAGGCGGTTGTCCACTTCTCCCACAACGGCACCGAACTCACCTATGAGGGAATCGTCGAGTTGCAGCGTTTCGCGGAGGAGGCGACGGAGGCGGACGCCTCGTGGGTGCGGATCGACGGATACGGCGACAGCACCGGAGCAACCGAGGCGAACCTGCGGGTCTCTCTGCAACGCTCCGAGGAGGTGGCGGCCTTCCTCCAGGAGGTGATGCCGACCGGCGGGGTCGAGTTCGTCACCGCGGGCCACGGCGCGGCCGACCCGGTGGCCGACAACAGCACCGAGGAGGGGCGCGCCCGCAACCGCCGGGTCGAGGCGACGGCCGGTACGGCGGCCTACGTTCCCGGCGGCTTCGACCGGGAGGACTCCCCCGCCGAGGAGACCGGAGCAGAGAAACGCGGCGACGTGGCGGGAGTGGCCGTCCCGCATCCCGGACCACCGTTCCCCACGGACTGA
- a CDS encoding STM4011 family radical SAM protein — MTLPPTLTLLYRGPLASCDYDCPYCPFAKRRDTPEQLRADRAALDRFVGWVADQAEQSPGTRLSVLFTPWGEGLVRSWYRAAIVRLSHLPHVDRVAIQTNLSGRVEWLAECDRAAAALWTTFHPTQTPRERFLAKCRRLRELGVRFSVGIVGLPEHLDAARGLRADLPDDVYLWVNAAEGHSYTDDEAAHWQAVDPLFHHSRYPHASRGLPCRTGDTVVSVDGDGTVRRCHFLPTELGNLYDGSFAERLRPRPCPAASCDCHIGYVHLEPLDLYQVFRGGVLERIPAGWDRSGAT; from the coding sequence ATGACCCTGCCACCGACACTGACCCTGCTGTACCGGGGACCGCTGGCCAGTTGCGACTACGACTGCCCGTACTGCCCGTTCGCCAAGCGGCGCGACACCCCCGAGCAGTTGCGCGCCGACCGCGCCGCCCTGGACCGGTTCGTCGGCTGGGTCGCCGACCAGGCCGAACAGAGCCCCGGCACGCGCCTGTCGGTGCTGTTCACCCCGTGGGGGGAGGGGCTGGTGCGGTCCTGGTACCGCGCCGCGATCGTCCGGCTCAGCCACCTTCCGCACGTCGACCGGGTCGCCATCCAGACCAACCTGAGCGGCCGCGTCGAGTGGCTGGCCGAGTGCGACCGCGCCGCCGCGGCGCTGTGGACCACCTTCCACCCCACCCAGACACCGCGCGAGCGGTTCCTCGCCAAGTGCCGCCGCCTCCGTGAACTGGGAGTGCGCTTCAGCGTGGGGATTGTCGGACTGCCTGAGCACCTGGACGCCGCGCGCGGGCTCCGCGCCGACCTCCCCGACGACGTCTACCTGTGGGTGAACGCCGCCGAGGGCCACTCCTACACCGATGACGAGGCCGCCCACTGGCAGGCCGTCGATCCGCTCTTCCACCACAGCCGGTATCCGCACGCCAGTCGGGGCCTGCCGTGCCGCACCGGCGACACCGTCGTCTCGGTCGACGGGGACGGGACGGTGCGCCGCTGCCACTTCCTCCCCACCGAGTTGGGCAACCTCTACGACGGCTCCTTCGCCGAGCGGCTGCGCCCCCGCCCGTGCCCGGCGGCCAGTTGCGACTGCCACATCGGATACGTCCACCTCGAACCCCTCGACCTGTACCAGGTGTTCCGCGGCGGAGTGCTGGAGCGCATCCCGGCGGGCTGGGACCGGAGCGGAGCCACGTGA
- a CDS encoding RICIN domain-containing protein, producing MRAQTATAPVRRLPERWRTITAITAVLAMALTALAAVAQSAAAATIDTDAYYVLVNRHSGKAMDVWEWSTDNGGEIRQYDNLGGHNQQFRFVSAGDGYYVLVNRHSGKAVDVWEHSTADGAEIRQYDVTHGHNQQFRVVDSAGGDVRLINRNSGKALEVWEWSTDNGARLSQYTDHDGANQRWQLVKADTNVGTPDPGGEVPLDGLVGWATQNGGTTGGQGGTTINVDTASELISAMQASGPRVIRVSGTIDLDGMNDVASDKTLIGVGSDATITGGGLDLSGVENVIIRNINFRGWDDDAINIQEGSTNIWVDHNSFTDGYDGAVDIKRESDFITVSWNHVHNHRKSMLLGHSDSHTEDIGHLRVTYHHNFFDGSYSRHPRVRFGNPVHVFNNYYVGNDYGVASTENAGVLVEGNYFDNVQDPTLVGYGSSDDGNLVERNNVYANGSGTPESAGSVAAIPYSYTLDNPNNIPNIVSNGAGTGKI from the coding sequence ATGCGAGCGCAGACAGCGACCGCTCCGGTCCGACGGCTGCCGGAGCGATGGCGCACGATCACCGCGATCACCGCGGTCCTGGCCATGGCCCTGACCGCACTCGCGGCGGTGGCCCAGTCCGCCGCCGCGGCGACGATCGACACAGACGCCTACTACGTGCTGGTCAACCGGCACAGCGGCAAGGCGATGGACGTCTGGGAGTGGTCGACCGACAACGGCGGTGAGATCCGCCAGTACGACAACCTCGGCGGCCACAACCAGCAGTTCCGGTTCGTCTCCGCCGGGGACGGCTACTACGTGCTGGTCAACCGGCACAGCGGCAAGGCCGTCGACGTGTGGGAGCACTCCACCGCCGACGGCGCCGAGATCCGCCAGTACGACGTCACCCACGGCCACAACCAGCAGTTCCGCGTCGTGGACTCCGCCGGCGGCGACGTGCGGCTGATCAACCGCAACAGCGGCAAGGCCCTGGAGGTGTGGGAGTGGTCCACCGACAACGGCGCCCGCCTGTCGCAGTACACCGACCACGACGGCGCCAACCAGCGCTGGCAACTGGTCAAGGCCGACACCAACGTCGGCACGCCGGATCCGGGTGGTGAGGTTCCGCTCGACGGGCTGGTCGGCTGGGCCACGCAGAACGGCGGCACCACCGGCGGCCAGGGCGGCACCACCATCAACGTCGACACCGCCTCCGAACTGATCTCGGCGATGCAGGCCAGCGGCCCCCGCGTCATCCGGGTCAGCGGCACCATCGACCTCGACGGCATGAACGACGTCGCCTCCGACAAGACCCTCATCGGCGTCGGCTCCGACGCCACCATCACCGGCGGCGGCCTCGACCTCAGCGGCGTCGAGAACGTCATCATCCGCAACATCAACTTCCGCGGCTGGGACGACGACGCCATCAACATCCAGGAAGGTTCCACGAACATCTGGGTGGACCACAACAGCTTCACCGACGGCTACGACGGCGCGGTCGACATCAAACGCGAGTCCGACTTCATCACCGTCTCGTGGAACCACGTCCACAACCACCGCAAATCGATGCTGCTCGGCCACTCCGACAGCCACACCGAGGACATCGGCCACCTGCGGGTGACCTACCACCACAACTTCTTCGACGGCTCCTACAGCCGCCACCCCCGCGTGCGCTTCGGCAACCCGGTACACGTGTTCAACAACTACTACGTCGGCAACGACTACGGCGTCGCCTCCACCGAGAACGCCGGAGTCCTGGTCGAAGGCAACTACTTCGACAACGTCCAGGACCCGACGCTGGTCGGCTACGGCTCCTCCGACGACGGCAACCTGGTGGAACGCAACAACGTCTACGCCAACGGCTCCGGCACCCCCGAGTCGGCGGGCAGCGTCGCCGCCATCCCCTACAGCTACACCCTCGACAACCCGAACAACATCCCGAACATCGTCAGCAACGGCGCCGGAACCGGCAAGATCTGA
- the dxr gene encoding 1-deoxy-D-xylulose-5-phosphate reductoisomerase — protein MILGSTGSIGTQAVDVVRQAPHRFDVVGLAAGGGRLDLLVDQACALGVQAVAVADPARAAELRDRLTERGSAAKVLVGPEGVAELAAWECDVVLNGITGALGLESTLAALRAGRLLALANKESLIVGGPLVREIAAPGQIVPVDSEHFALAQCFPRLPGGQLTSLAQGAVTARRDQVRRLVITASGGPFRGRSAAELADVTPEQALAHPTWSMGPVITVNSATLVNKGLEVIEAHLLFDIPFDRIEVVVHPQSVVHSMVEYVDGSTIAQASPPSMRIPIAHGIAWPDRVADAAPAIDWTRAQQWTFEPLDHEAFPAVRLACEVGTAGGTAPAVYNAANEEAVDAFLAGRLAFPAILDTVARVVSEHRGEARGAGLRLADVYAADAWARVRARELISRQG, from the coding sequence GTGATCCTCGGCTCCACCGGCTCGATCGGCACCCAGGCCGTCGACGTCGTCCGGCAGGCGCCGCACCGCTTCGACGTCGTGGGCCTGGCCGCCGGGGGCGGCCGCCTCGACCTGCTGGTCGACCAGGCCTGCGCACTCGGCGTCCAGGCGGTCGCGGTCGCCGACCCCGCCAGGGCGGCCGAACTGCGCGACCGGCTCACCGAACGCGGCAGCGCCGCCAAGGTGCTGGTCGGCCCCGAGGGCGTCGCCGAACTCGCAGCGTGGGAGTGCGACGTCGTCCTCAACGGCATCACCGGCGCCCTGGGCCTGGAGTCCACCCTCGCCGCACTGCGCGCCGGACGGCTGCTCGCCCTGGCCAACAAGGAGTCGCTGATCGTGGGCGGTCCCCTGGTCCGCGAGATCGCCGCCCCCGGCCAGATCGTGCCGGTGGACTCCGAGCACTTCGCGCTCGCCCAGTGCTTCCCCCGGCTGCCCGGCGGCCAGCTCACCAGCCTGGCGCAGGGCGCCGTCACCGCCCGGCGCGACCAGGTGCGCCGCCTCGTCATCACCGCCAGCGGCGGCCCGTTCCGCGGCCGCTCCGCCGCCGAACTCGCCGACGTCACCCCCGAGCAGGCGCTCGCCCACCCCACCTGGAGCATGGGGCCGGTCATCACCGTCAACTCCGCGACCCTGGTCAACAAGGGACTGGAGGTCATCGAGGCGCACCTGCTCTTCGACATCCCCTTCGACCGGATCGAGGTCGTCGTCCACCCGCAGTCGGTGGTCCACTCGATGGTGGAGTACGTGGACGGCTCCACCATCGCCCAGGCGAGCCCGCCCAGCATGCGCATCCCCATCGCCCACGGCATCGCCTGGCCGGACCGGGTCGCCGACGCCGCGCCCGCGATCGACTGGACCAGGGCGCAGCAGTGGACCTTCGAACCGCTGGACCACGAGGCGTTCCCCGCGGTGCGGCTGGCCTGCGAGGTCGGTACGGCGGGCGGAACCGCGCCGGCCGTGTACAACGCCGCCAACGAGGAGGCCGTCGACGCCTTCCTCGCCGGACGCCTGGCATTTCCGGCGATCCTGGACACCGTTGCGCGGGTAGTCTCAGAACACCGGGGAGAGGCTCGGGGAGCCGGACTGCGACTCGCGGACGTCTACGCGGCCGACGCGTGGGCCCGGGTCCGAGCCAGGGAACTCATCTCCCGACAGGGGTGA
- a CDS encoding DUF4184 family protein, giving the protein MPFTVSHAAAVVPLARGRLVPSALVIGALVPDLPYYLPLPVDPAATHGLFGPVGADVAVGLAVFALFHGLLRAPLVDLAPAPLRGRLAAAPRPRWGAAAPAWTVLSLAVGAATHVVWDSFTQPHGFAVAAWPVLEVGVVGPHRLYNVLMYLSSAGGLCVLAWWVVRWYRRAPAGSAGEGVLGGGARRRLWVGLLAAGAAGAVWWAASPEAAVSGYDFVRSVLLGLLRGAGVGVVCLAAVWHLLRAARSFGAEATDEEK; this is encoded by the coding sequence ATGCCCTTCACCGTCAGTCACGCCGCCGCCGTCGTTCCGCTGGCGCGGGGGCGGTTGGTGCCCTCCGCGCTGGTGATCGGCGCCCTCGTCCCGGACCTGCCCTACTACCTGCCGCTTCCGGTCGACCCCGCCGCCACCCACGGCCTGTTCGGCCCGGTGGGGGCGGACGTGGCCGTGGGGTTGGCCGTGTTCGCGCTGTTCCACGGACTGCTGCGCGCCCCGCTCGTCGACCTGGCTCCGGCCCCGCTGCGGGGGCGCCTGGCCGCTGCTCCCCGTCCGCGGTGGGGGGCGGCCGCCCCGGCCTGGACCGTGCTCTCGCTGGCCGTCGGGGCGGCCACGCACGTGGTGTGGGACTCCTTCACGCAGCCCCACGGGTTCGCGGTGGCCGCCTGGCCGGTTCTGGAGGTGGGCGTGGTGGGCCCGCACCGGCTGTACAACGTGCTCATGTACCTCAGCTCCGCCGGAGGGCTGTGTGTCCTGGCCTGGTGGGTGGTGCGCTGGTACCGGCGGGCGCCCGCCGGGTCCGCCGGTGAGGGGGTGCTGGGCGGGGGCGCGCGCCGCCGGCTGTGGGTCGGCCTGCTCGCGGCGGGGGCGGCGGGGGCCGTGTGGTGGGCCGCGTCCCCCGAGGCGGCGGTGAGCGGCTACGACTTCGTCCGCAGCGTGCTGCTGGGGCTGCTCCGGGGGGCCGGTGTGGGAGTGGTCTGCCTCGCGGCGGTCTGGCATCTGCTCCGGGCCGCCCGGTCCTTCGGGGCGGAAGCCACCGACGAGGAGAAGTGA
- a CDS encoding aldehyde dehydrogenase family protein has protein sequence MSKRPFWLAGAAATGDTELTVTNPYTGRVVATAAVPTPAQIDQAVAAAHGVLDEAAALSAHARAEALSHVARRLGERSEEIAQLITAESGKPILWARTEANRAASVFTWAAEEVRRDSGRMQRLDTDPGGAGRVALIRRVPKGAVLAISPFNFPLNLVAHKVAPAIAVGAPVIVKPAPATPLSALLLGEILAETDLPAGMVSVLPMPNELAQPLITDERLPVISFTGGQFGWQLRRMAPDKHVTLELGGNAAAVVLADADLDHAAERIALFGNHQGGQVCIGVQRVVVEDSVYDEFASRLVERVEALVTGDPADEATQVGPLIDEAAAARVVDWVDEAVRGGATLLTGGTRDGVTVAPTVLADAPDDAKVVCDEVFGPVLVLRRVSGVDEAFAEVNNSDYGLQAGVFTRDLHTAFRAHRELKVGGVIVGDVPSYRADQMPYGGVKKSGVGKEGIRSAMDDLTDERVLVLTGVL, from the coding sequence ATGTCCAAACGTCCGTTCTGGCTGGCCGGAGCCGCTGCCACCGGCGACACCGAACTCACCGTCACCAATCCCTACACGGGTCGGGTCGTGGCGACCGCCGCGGTCCCCACCCCGGCCCAGATCGACCAGGCCGTCGCCGCCGCCCACGGCGTCCTCGACGAGGCCGCCGCCCTCTCCGCCCACGCGCGCGCGGAGGCGCTCAGCCACGTGGCCCGTCGGCTCGGGGAGCGGTCCGAGGAGATCGCCCAGCTCATCACCGCGGAGAGCGGCAAGCCGATCCTGTGGGCGCGCACCGAGGCGAATCGGGCGGCCTCGGTGTTCACCTGGGCGGCCGAGGAGGTCCGCCGTGACAGCGGACGGATGCAGCGCCTGGACACCGACCCCGGGGGAGCGGGTCGGGTCGCGCTGATCCGCCGCGTGCCCAAGGGCGCGGTGCTGGCCATCTCACCGTTCAACTTCCCCCTCAACCTGGTCGCGCACAAGGTCGCCCCGGCGATCGCGGTGGGCGCCCCCGTCATCGTCAAGCCCGCCCCCGCCACCCCCCTGTCGGCGCTGCTGCTCGGGGAGATCCTCGCCGAGACCGACCTGCCCGCGGGGATGGTCTCGGTGCTGCCGATGCCCAACGAGCTGGCTCAGCCGCTGATCACCGACGAGCGGCTGCCGGTCATCTCCTTCACCGGCGGCCAGTTCGGCTGGCAGTTGCGCAGGATGGCTCCCGACAAGCACGTCACCCTGGAGTTGGGCGGCAACGCCGCCGCCGTGGTCCTGGCCGACGCCGACCTGGACCACGCCGCCGAGCGCATCGCCCTGTTCGGCAACCACCAGGGCGGACAGGTGTGCATCGGCGTGCAGCGGGTCGTCGTCGAGGACTCCGTCTACGACGAGTTCGCGAGCAGACTCGTGGAGCGCGTCGAGGCGCTGGTGACCGGCGACCCGGCGGACGAGGCCACCCAGGTCGGCCCGCTCATCGACGAGGCCGCCGCGGCCCGGGTCGTGGACTGGGTGGACGAGGCGGTCAGGGGAGGCGCCACACTGCTCACCGGCGGCACGCGCGACGGCGTCACCGTGGCCCCGACCGTCCTGGCCGACGCGCCCGACGACGCGAAGGTGGTGTGCGACGAGGTGTTCGGCCCGGTGCTGGTGCTGCGCCGGGTCAGCGGCGTGGACGAGGCGTTCGCCGAGGTCAACAACAGCGACTACGGTCTGCAGGCGGGCGTGTTCACCCGCGACCTGCACACGGCCTTCCGGGCGCACCGCGAACTCAAGGTGGGCGGCGTCATCGTCGGCGACGTGCCGTCCTACCGCGCCGACCAGATGCCCTACGGCGGCGTCAAGAAGTCCGGAGTCGGCAAGGAGGGGATCCGCTCGGCGATGGACGACCTCACCGACGAGCGGGTGCTGGTACTGACCGGGGTGCTCTAG
- a CDS encoding trypsin-like serine peptidase, producing MIRSIAYSTLASLVLAVVGVPPASAAVPAAERGAEPVLGEVVHQAAAVTPEQRRTVLDYWTPERMAAAAPRALSLGDLPAPLPPLFDRPRSPETADDTATVHRWTDGGRVAATTGRVYLTIDGADYTCTASVITAENRDTVLTAGHCLKDKTGSWAENWIFVPGHTDGREPYGRYSARDMLVSPRWSRQGDDSYDFGLVVLNTDPLGRHVADRTGTQEVSFDGRIASHVHAFGYPSSPPYSGEHLHYCAGPTTPDRQGTHGSGMRCAMTQGSSGGPWFADFDPDTGTGTITSLISFKYADDSEIQYGPRLGEEAERVYEAAQTL from the coding sequence ATGATTCGGTCCATCGCGTACTCGACTCTCGCCTCCCTCGTCCTCGCCGTGGTCGGCGTGCCCCCCGCCTCGGCGGCCGTGCCCGCCGCCGAGCGGGGGGCGGAACCGGTCCTCGGGGAGGTGGTGCACCAGGCCGCGGCGGTCACCCCGGAGCAGCGGCGTACCGTCCTGGACTACTGGACGCCCGAACGCATGGCCGCGGCCGCGCCCCGGGCGCTGTCGCTCGGCGACCTGCCCGCTCCGCTGCCGCCGCTGTTCGACCGGCCGCGCAGCCCGGAGACCGCCGACGACACCGCGACCGTGCACCGCTGGACCGACGGCGGCAGGGTCGCGGCGACCACCGGCCGGGTGTACCTCACCATCGACGGCGCGGACTACACCTGCACGGCCTCGGTGATCACCGCCGAGAACCGGGACACCGTGCTCACGGCGGGCCACTGCCTGAAGGACAAGACGGGATCGTGGGCGGAGAACTGGATCTTCGTCCCGGGGCACACCGACGGGCGCGAGCCCTACGGGCGCTACTCCGCCCGGGACATGCTGGTCTCGCCGAGGTGGTCCCGGCAGGGCGACGACAGCTACGACTTCGGGTTGGTCGTGCTCAACACCGACCCCCTGGGCAGGCACGTCGCCGACCGCACCGGCACCCAGGAGGTCTCCTTCGACGGCCGCATCGCCTCCCACGTGCACGCCTTCGGCTACCCGTCCTCGCCGCCCTACTCGGGCGAGCACCTGCACTACTGCGCCGGTCCGACCACCCCGGACCGGCAGGGCACCCACGGGTCGGGGATGCGCTGCGCGATGACCCAGGGCTCCAGCGGCGGCCCGTGGTTCGCCGACTTCGACCCCGACACCGGGACCGGCACGATCACCTCGCTGATCAGCTTCAAGTACGCCGACGACTCCGAGATCCAGTACGGCCCCCGCCTGGGCGAGGAGGCCGAACGCGTCTACGAGGCCGCGCAGACGCTGTGA
- a CDS encoding CocE/NonD family hydrolase produces MERLKTVISATLIALLSVTLLSPPAHATLGSTTERVRIQVDDGVELSALVITPTGTSGPHPLLVMPSAWATNKTLYVGAARRLAHESGYQVISYTSRGFNESGGEIEVAGPRDVADARAVIDWALATTEADPDRIGMAGISYGAGISLLTAAEDDRVRAVGAMSGWADLAASVYPNETFSTQAVELLLTSARLTGTPGDTLEAMEEGYRDGDARPALDAAPVRSAATGVDDINANGTAIMIAHAWNDGIFPPSQMTDFYGALRTPKRLMLAPGDHATQEAFGAFGLPNETWESLGRWFDHHLRGIDNGIDAEPPVQVRPNSGGGTWTGYPDWESVTASTTTYHLTRPAVTWTNWRSTGGLSTEVPGDWSYRIRTAFGTTANSGALLLSGAVQQFADIPTGVSLPLVNRVYAGVWTGPVLPGGATVSGTPRVRLTLTPNRADASLFVYLYAVDSSGTGSLLTHKPYTLRGAAPGEARTVEIALEPVVWRVPAGHRLALVVDGQDLRYGSENRAGGTVTVSSSADAPSWLRVPTA; encoded by the coding sequence ATGGAACGCCTGAAGACGGTCATCAGCGCAACCCTCATAGCACTACTCAGCGTCACACTACTGTCACCTCCCGCCCACGCCACTCTCGGCTCCACCACCGAACGGGTCCGCATCCAGGTCGACGACGGTGTCGAACTGAGCGCGCTCGTCATCACCCCCACCGGCACGTCCGGCCCGCACCCGCTGCTGGTCATGCCCTCCGCCTGGGCCACGAACAAGACCCTCTACGTGGGCGCGGCCAGAAGGCTCGCCCACGAGTCCGGCTACCAGGTGATCAGCTACACCTCCCGCGGCTTCAACGAGTCCGGCGGCGAGATCGAGGTCGCCGGTCCCCGGGACGTCGCCGACGCGCGCGCGGTCATCGACTGGGCGCTGGCCACCACCGAGGCCGACCCCGACCGCATCGGTATGGCGGGCATCTCCTACGGCGCGGGCATCAGCCTGCTCACCGCAGCCGAGGACGACCGGGTCCGGGCCGTGGGCGCGATGAGCGGCTGGGCCGACCTGGCCGCCTCCGTCTACCCCAACGAGACCTTCAGCACCCAGGCCGTCGAACTGCTGCTGACCTCCGCCAGACTCACCGGCACCCCCGGCGACACCCTGGAGGCGATGGAGGAGGGCTACCGCGACGGCGACGCGCGACCCGCCCTGGACGCCGCGCCCGTGCGCTCGGCGGCGACCGGGGTCGACGACATCAACGCCAACGGCACCGCGATCATGATCGCCCACGCCTGGAACGACGGGATCTTCCCGCCGAGCCAGATGACCGACTTCTACGGCGCGCTGCGCACCCCCAAGCGGCTGATGCTGGCCCCCGGCGACCACGCCACCCAGGAGGCCTTCGGCGCGTTCGGGCTGCCCAACGAGACCTGGGAGTCGCTGGGCCGCTGGTTCGACCACCACCTGCGCGGAATCGACAACGGCATCGACGCCGAACCCCCCGTCCAGGTCAGACCGAACAGCGGCGGCGGGACGTGGACCGGCTACCCCGACTGGGAGTCGGTGACCGCCTCGACGACCACCTACCACCTGACCAGGCCCGCGGTCACCTGGACGAACTGGCGGTCCACCGGCGGCCTGAGCACCGAGGTCCCCGGTGACTGGAGCTACCGGATCCGCACCGCCTTCGGCACCACCGCCAACAGCGGGGCACTGCTGCTCAGCGGCGCCGTCCAGCAGTTCGCCGACATCCCCACCGGAGTCTCGCTGCCGCTGGTCAACCGGGTCTACGCGGGTGTGTGGACCGGCCCGGTCCTGCCCGGCGGAGCCACGGTGAGCGGCACACCGCGAGTGCGCCTGACCCTCACCCCCAACCGGGCCGACGCCTCCCTGTTCGTCTACCTGTACGCGGTGGACTCCTCCGGGACGGGTTCACTCCTCACGCACAAGCCCTACACCCTGCGTGGAGCGGCCCCGGGCGAGGCGCGGACGGTGGAGATCGCGCTGGAGCCGGTCGTGTGGCGGGTGCCCGCCGGACACCGTCTCGCCCTGGTCGTCGACGGCCAGGACCTGCGCTACGGCAGTGAGAACCGTGCGGGCGGCACGGTCACCGTGAGCTCCTCCGCCGACGCCCCGTCCTGGCTGCGGGTGCCGACGGCCTGA
- a CDS encoding 3-methyladenine DNA glycosylase, which produces MDSAARFPIPAPRVVLTEQEWRERAARHADRAEEFVRSARRESARPVESFLFTYYSHRPAQLRRWHPGPGVVLLGEAARAEFGRWYRPATVTDASGARVTGVELDVAAFVADRSRALRFVADLLAATRARSANFGCFGLHEWAMVYRQSAQERRHAFPLRLGAEGTDRVVESHRIRCSHFDAFRFFTPEARPLNQLQPTRDSQVALDQPGCLHATMDCYKWAYKLSPATPGELLLDCFELARDVRELDMRASPYDLSAHGYAPVRVETPEGKAEYTAAQRGFSERGQALRDRLLAVIETLGVEVGHPAVD; this is translated from the coding sequence ATGGACAGCGCCGCCCGTTTTCCGATCCCCGCGCCCCGCGTCGTCCTCACCGAGCAGGAGTGGCGGGAGCGCGCCGCACGGCACGCCGACCGCGCCGAGGAGTTCGTCCGCAGCGCCCGGCGGGAGTCGGCCCGGCCGGTGGAGAGCTTCCTGTTCACCTACTACAGCCACCGGCCCGCCCAGTTGCGCCGCTGGCATCCGGGGCCGGGGGTGGTGCTGCTGGGTGAGGCCGCCCGCGCCGAGTTCGGCCGCTGGTACCGTCCGGCCACCGTCACCGACGCCTCGGGGGCGCGGGTCACCGGCGTGGAACTGGACGTCGCGGCCTTCGTCGCCGACCGGTCCCGGGCGCTGCGGTTCGTCGCCGACCTGCTGGCGGCCACCCGGGCGCGTTCGGCGAACTTCGGCTGCTTCGGGCTGCACGAGTGGGCGATGGTCTACCGGCAGTCGGCACAGGAGCGGCGGCACGCGTTTCCGCTGCGGCTCGGCGCCGAGGGGACCGACCGGGTGGTCGAGTCGCACCGCATCCGCTGCTCGCACTTTGACGCGTTCCGCTTCTTCACCCCCGAGGCGCGCCCCCTCAACCAGCTCCAGCCGACCCGGGACAGCCAGGTCGCCCTCGACCAGCCGGGCTGCCTGCACGCCACCATGGACTGCTACAAGTGGGCCTACAAGCTCTCGCCGGCCACACCGGGCGAACTGCTGCTGGACTGCTTCGAGTTGGCACGTGACGTCCGTGAACTCGACATGCGCGCCTCGCCCTACGACCTGTCCGCCCACGGGTACGCGCCGGTGCGCGTCGAGACGCCCGAGGGCAAGGCCGAGTACACCGCGGCCCAGCGGGGCTTCAGTGAGCGCGGGCAGGCGCTGCGCGACCGACTCCTGGCCGTGATCGAGACGCTGGGCGTCGAGGTCGGGCACCCCGCAGTCGACTAG